In a single window of the Panthera leo isolate Ple1 chromosome A1, P.leo_Ple1_pat1.1, whole genome shotgun sequence genome:
- the WNT8A gene encoding protein Wnt-8a, translating to MGDLFMLRVAVGICYATFSASAWSVNNFLVTGPKAYLTYTTSVALGAQSGIEECKFQFAWERWNCPENALQLSTHNRLRSATRETSFIHAISSAGVMYTITKNCSMGDFENCGCDESKNGKTGGHGWIWGGCSDNVEFGERISKLFVDSLEKGKDARALMNLHNNRAGRLAVRAIMKRTCKCHGISGSCSIQTCWLQLADFREMGDYLKAKYERALKIEMDKRQLRAGNSAEGHWAPTEGFLPSAEAELIFLEESPDYCTRNSSLGIYGTEGRECLQNSHNTSRWEQRSCGRLCTECGLQVEERRTEAISSCNCKFQWCCTVRCDQCRHVVNKYYCTSSPGSA from the exons ATGGGAGACCTGTTTATGCTCAGGGTGGCTGTTGGCATATGTTATGCCACCTTCAGTGCCTCTGCCTG gTCAGTGAATAATTTCCTGGTAACAGGCCCTAAG GCCTATCTGACCTACACTACTAGTGTGGCCCTGGGTGCCCAGAGTGGCATTGAGGAGTGTAAGTTCCAATTTGCTTGGGAACGCTGGAACTGCCCGGAAAATGCTCTCCAGCTGTCCACTCACAACAGGTTGAGAAGTG ctACCAGGGAGACTTCCTTCATTCATGCAATCAGCTCTGCTGGAGTCATGTACACCATTACCAAGAACTGTAGCATGGGTGACTTTGAAAACTGTGGCTGTGATgagtcaaaaaatggaaaaacag GAGGTCATGGCTGGATCTGGGGAGGCTGCAGCGACAATGTGGAATTTGGGGAAAGGATCTCCAAACTCTTTGTGGACAGCCTGGAAAAGGGAAAGGATGCCAGAGCCCTGATGAATCTTCACAACAATAGGGCAGGCAGGCTG gcAGTGAGAGCCATTATGAAAAGGACCTGCAAATGTCATGGCATCTCTGGAAGCTGCAGTATCCAGACATGCTGGCTGCAGCTGGCTGACTTCCGGGAGATGGGAGACTACCTGAAGGCCAAGTACGAACGGGCCCTGAAAATCGAGATGGATAAGCGGCAGTTAAGGGCTGGGAACAGTGCTGAGGGCCACTGGGCACCCACTGAGGGATTCCTTCCTAGTGCAGAGGCTGAGCTGATCTTTTTGGAGGAATCACCAGATTACTGTACCCGCAATTCCAGCCTGGGCATCTATGGCACAGAAGGTCGGGAGTGTCTGCAGAATAGCCACAACACATCCAGGTGGGAGCAACGCAGCTGTGGGCGCTTGTGCACCGAGTGTGGCCTGCAGGTGGAGGAGAGAAGAACTGAGGCTATCAGCAGCTGTAACTGCAAATTCCAGTGGTGTTGCACAGTCAGGTGTGACCAGTGTAGGCATGTGGTAAACAAGTACTACTGCACAAGCTCCCCAGGCAGTGCTTGA